The following proteins come from a genomic window of Pseudomonas sp. MAG733B:
- a CDS encoding recombinase family protein: protein MSTEHQQYSTENQLDVIRIYAAAHAHEIIKVYTDMGKSGLRLEGRDALKQLFFDVESGRADYSTVLVYDVSRWGRFQDPDVSASYEVRCRQAGVSVQYCAEQFTNDGSPVSNIVKSVKRMMAGEYSRELSVKVFAGQSRLIELGYRQGGPAGFGLRRQLIDSTGSPKNELSVGEHKSIQTDRVILVPGPPGEVEIVLHIYRLFVEEGRSEREIADWLNAQGVLNDRSRKWSRGTVHQVLINEKYVGNNVWNHSSFKLKQTRTQNPPEEWVRANGAFSPIVNLILFQAAQSIIQTRSYRMPDEEMLHVLKAIYERRGFLSGLVIDEAEGCPSSSAYQHRFGSLLRCYSLIGYTPARNYQYIEANKRLREMHPVLLQHTILKIAEVGGDVTVDPNTGLMLINKELSISLVLCRCQVSIAGYKRWKIRFDLGLNPDLTIAVRMKELEEAAQDYYILPTIDMASPHLRLAENNQACLEIYRFETLDILSELTRRADYRRVA from the coding sequence ATGTCTACCGAGCACCAGCAGTACTCGACCGAAAATCAGCTTGATGTCATTCGCATTTATGCGGCCGCCCACGCCCATGAGATCATTAAGGTCTACACGGACATGGGTAAAAGTGGCCTTCGCCTGGAGGGTCGAGATGCGCTAAAACAATTGTTCTTCGACGTGGAGAGTGGTCGCGCCGACTATTCAACAGTTCTGGTCTACGACGTCAGCCGCTGGGGCCGCTTCCAAGATCCAGACGTCAGCGCCAGCTATGAAGTGCGGTGCAGACAAGCAGGTGTCTCGGTTCAATACTGCGCGGAGCAGTTCACCAACGATGGCTCGCCAGTATCCAACATCGTCAAAAGCGTGAAGCGGATGATGGCAGGTGAATACAGCCGGGAGCTCTCGGTGAAGGTTTTCGCAGGACAATCTCGGCTCATCGAGCTTGGATATCGTCAGGGTGGGCCGGCGGGATTTGGACTCAGGCGGCAATTAATCGACAGCACCGGTTCACCCAAAAACGAACTGAGCGTAGGTGAACATAAAAGCATTCAAACAGACCGGGTAATTTTGGTACCTGGCCCACCGGGCGAAGTCGAAATTGTGTTGCACATCTACCGACTGTTCGTGGAAGAAGGCAGGAGCGAGCGCGAGATTGCCGATTGGTTAAATGCTCAAGGCGTGCTCAATGACCGTTCTAGAAAATGGTCTAGGGGCACCGTGCACCAAGTACTGATTAATGAGAAGTACGTCGGCAATAACGTGTGGAACCATAGCTCGTTCAAACTTAAACAAACGCGAACCCAAAACCCTCCTGAAGAGTGGGTTCGGGCGAATGGTGCCTTCAGCCCTATCGTCAACTTGATCCTATTTCAAGCCGCTCAGTCGATCATCCAAACGCGTTCGTATCGAATGCCCGATGAGGAGATGCTGCACGTATTGAAGGCCATCTATGAACGTCGCGGTTTTTTGTCGGGTCTTGTCATTGATGAGGCAGAAGGGTGTCCTTCAAGCAGTGCTTACCAGCATCGATTTGGAAGCTTGCTTCGCTGTTATTCCCTAATCGGTTACACACCTGCACGCAACTACCAATATATCGAAGCTAACAAAAGACTTCGCGAGATGCACCCTGTGCTGCTTCAGCACACCATTTTGAAAATAGCGGAGGTGGGTGGCGATGTAACGGTTGATCCGAACACCGGCCTCATGCTGATTAACAAGGAATTGTCAATTTCTCTCGTGTTGTGTCGCTGCCAGGTTTCAATCGCTGGCTATAAGCGCTGGAAAATTCGTTTCGACTTAGGCCTGAATCCTGACCTGACCATCGCCGTGCGAATGAAAGAACTCGAAGAAGCAGCTCAGGATTACTACATCCTGCCCACCATCGACATGGCATCCCCTCACCTACGGCTGGCGGAAAACAATCAGGCATGCCTCGAGATTTACCGGTTCGAAACATTGGACATCCTCTCGGAACTGACGCGCCGCGCTGATTATAGGAGAGTGGCATGA
- a CDS encoding ParB/RepB/Spo0J family partition protein: MTVIQTPRRARMHVAEESTIRLIPLKDIRVLNPRARNKQVFAKLVENISALGLKRPITVAPTTNGCEAFEIVCGQGRFEAFQALGEQKIPCIVVSASEADRYLIGLVENLARRKHSNIELLTAIQILSERGYTCQQIAGKTCLDNGYIKGILVLLRQGEDRLIAAVEKGWLSIKLAIDIACSKDGEVQQAMIDAYESGLLKGEQLMKVRRLIDRRKTFGKQYGQMQASTEKTTPQKLLNTYQKEVRRQKVMIKKSDINEQRLLIIVTAMRKLMADDYFSTLLRNEEIPDLPKPLADRIFGENQ, encoded by the coding sequence ATGACGGTAATTCAAACCCCTCGCAGAGCCCGGATGCATGTAGCGGAGGAGTCGACGATTCGTCTAATTCCACTGAAAGACATCCGTGTACTCAATCCCCGTGCACGCAACAAACAAGTCTTCGCCAAATTGGTCGAGAACATCTCAGCATTAGGCCTGAAGCGTCCGATAACAGTCGCACCCACAACCAATGGCTGTGAAGCGTTTGAGATAGTTTGTGGGCAAGGTCGCTTTGAGGCATTTCAAGCATTAGGTGAGCAAAAAATACCATGCATTGTTGTGAGTGCTAGCGAGGCGGATAGATACCTGATCGGTCTGGTGGAGAACCTGGCGCGCAGGAAGCATTCCAATATCGAGCTCCTGACTGCGATCCAAATTCTTTCCGAACGCGGCTACACCTGTCAGCAGATCGCCGGAAAAACTTGCCTCGACAATGGCTACATCAAAGGAATTCTAGTGTTGTTACGCCAAGGAGAGGACCGACTTATTGCTGCAGTCGAGAAAGGATGGCTGTCCATAAAACTGGCCATAGACATCGCTTGCTCTAAGGACGGTGAAGTACAACAAGCCATGATTGACGCCTATGAAAGCGGTCTACTGAAAGGCGAGCAACTGATGAAGGTTCGCCGATTGATTGACAGACGGAAAACCTTTGGCAAGCAATATGGACAAATGCAAGCAAGCACGGAGAAGACTACACCTCAGAAGCTCCTTAACACCTATCAAAAGGAAGTACGGCGCCAGAAAGTCATGATCAAAAAGTCGGACATCAACGAGCAACGGCTACTGATCATCGTTACGGCCATGCGCAAATTAATGGCCGACGATTACTTCAGCACCCTGCTTCGCAACGAAGAAATCCCTGATTTACCCAAGCCTCTCGCAGACCGGATATTTGGGGAGAATCAGTGA
- a CDS encoding plasmid partitioning protein RepB C-terminal domain-containing protein, producing MSEIKQAFEQRVIAIPVDQILPSRKVDHLMAGSKKYASILSSIKELGVIEPLVVHPIQVMAGGISSFMLLDGHLRLEALKSLGATEALCLISTDDESFTYNRQINRLTPIQEHKMIVSALKKGIEASRIATVLGINVDRVHARENLLRGIAPEAAEMLKVRMVSQDVFRCLRQMKPIRQIETVEMMISANCFTRNYAQMVLAASRPEMLIEQKKKPTNEVSAVDIARMEREMENLQHDYKQVEDTLGETMLVLVVAKGYLMRLLRNQAIALYLTHHYAELLEELVSIMEAVTSDARQLERE from the coding sequence ATGTCAGAGATCAAGCAGGCTTTCGAGCAACGTGTCATTGCGATTCCAGTGGATCAAATTCTTCCATCGCGGAAGGTCGATCACCTGATGGCTGGTAGTAAAAAATATGCCAGCATTCTGAGCTCGATAAAAGAACTAGGCGTGATTGAACCTTTGGTGGTTCATCCCATACAGGTCATGGCTGGTGGGATATCTTCGTTCATGTTGTTGGATGGACACCTTCGGCTAGAAGCACTCAAGTCACTCGGTGCGACTGAGGCCCTTTGCCTGATTTCTACGGATGACGAGAGTTTTACTTACAACCGGCAAATCAACCGGCTAACGCCGATACAAGAACATAAAATGATCGTCTCTGCGTTGAAAAAGGGGATCGAAGCCTCTCGTATTGCAACAGTGCTAGGGATCAATGTTGATCGAGTCCACGCACGAGAAAATTTACTTCGGGGCATCGCGCCAGAGGCAGCGGAAATGCTTAAGGTTCGCATGGTGTCGCAGGATGTATTTCGGTGCCTTCGTCAGATGAAACCAATTCGGCAGATCGAAACGGTTGAAATGATGATCTCGGCCAATTGCTTCACCAGGAATTACGCTCAAATGGTGTTGGCAGCGTCTCGTCCTGAGATGCTGATTGAACAAAAGAAAAAGCCAACCAATGAAGTCAGTGCAGTGGACATTGCACGGATGGAGCGGGAAATGGAAAATTTGCAACACGACTATAAACAAGTCGAAGATACTTTGGGTGAAACGATGCTGGTCTTGGTTGTTGCCAAAGGGTACCTCATGCGTCTTCTTCGAAATCAAGCCATTGCTCTCTACCTGACACACCACTACGCAGAACTGCTTGAGGAGCTGGTCTCAATAATGGAGGCGGTGACATCAGATGCCCGCCAGCTAGAACGGGAATAA